CGGTGCCGTAGACTTCGTCGCGGACCCAGTCGTACCCCTTGTCCTCGAGTTTCTCGGCGAGCTCCGGACCGCCGCTCTTGGCGATCTGGCCGTCGATCATCACGTGGACGTGATCGGGCTCGACGTAGTCGAGGATGCGCTGGTAGTGGGTGATCTGGAGGATACCAGTGCCCTGCTCGTCGCGCAGCGCGTTGATCCCGTTCGATACGTCCTGCAGCCGGTCGATGTCGAGCCCGGAGTCGATCTCGTCGAGGACGGCGATCGATGGCTCGAGGATGGCGGCCTGCAGCACTTCGTTCTGTTTCTTCTCCCCGCCGGAGAAGCCGGCGTTGAGGTAGCGCTGGGCGAACTTCTCGTCCATCTCAAGTTGCTCCATCTTCTCTTGGAGGATCTGCTGGAACTCGGCGACGCCGACCTCGCCCTCGTCTGTAGGGCCTTCCATCGGCGAAGACTCGAAGCCTTCCTCGTCCTCTTCTTCGGCTTCTGCCTCCTCATCCTCGAAGAGCTCCTCGCGCTCTTCGATCTTGGCGTTCAGCGCCGTTCGGAGGAAGTTCGTCATCGTGACGCCCTCGATCTCGGCGGGATACTGGAAGCCGAGGAAGATGCCGAGCGCGGCGCGCTCGTTTGGCTCGAGGTCGAGGAGGTTCCAGGTGCGTAGATCCTCGTCGATCTCGATGTCCTCACCGAACTCGCCCTCCTCTAAGTGAAGCAGGACCTCGCCCTCGGTGACCTCGTAGGCAGGGTGGCCGGCGATGACCTTCGCCGTCGTTGACTTCCCGGAGCCGTTGGGCCCCATCAGGGCGTGAATCTCGCCCGACTGAACCTCGAGGTTAACGCCCTCGAGAATTGTCTCGTCGCCCTCCGCCACTTCCGCATGCAGGTTGTTTAGTTCGAGGCGTGCCATAGTATTCTGTCGTGTGAACAGTGGGTCGTATGACTGATAACGGTTTCGTATCCAATTGGATACAGTTCCCCATACGCAAAATAAGTTTCCAATTTGAAAACCGTGGTTTGGATACTCCGAGATAATCGCGTATGCGACCTACGTACTCACGGGCATGTGAGCCGTGTCTACTGGGCGTTTTCGGGTGATATCCGGTATAGAGCGTATTATACATCGTTTGGACAGTACGATACCCTGAAAGCGGTACGGTTGAGAACGACTGCGAGTCAGCATTGGGAACGCAGAAATCGGGACAACACCGCAAGCGCTTACATATAGCTATCCAGCCCCTTCTGCTCCTGGCCGTTTTTGACCTCGTCCCATGAGATATCCAGCGCCTCGAGGATGCGCTCGATCGGTCCCTGTAGCGTCTTCTCGAGCATCTTGTCGTAGTCGACCTTGAACTCCTCTGGGATTTGGTCCTCGTACTCGAAGCAGATGACGTCAGGATCGCGCTTGAACGCGCCGTAGAGAGGGTCAGTACGGGCGTCGAAGCCCTCTTCGGTCTCGAGGCGTTCGAAGAACGATGGATCGATGCGGTCGAGGTAGAGCCGCTTGGGTTTGCTCCCGCGCTGGAAGTTGGTTCCGAGCAGGAGATTGGCGTATTTCGCGCCCCTGACCTGTGCCGTGTCGGTGTCGTAGTTGTCCAGTCGCTTGCCGATCCCGCCCGGAATTGCGATGTCCTCGAGTGAGATTTCACCCGCCAGTACGTCCTCGATGACGCCGTTGACATATTCCTTCGCGCCCTCAATATCGCCCTCGCGGACGATCATCTCGATGACCCGATGCTGGACTTCCTTGGTGATCGGCGCGATGTCCGAGCGCTGGTACTCGAAACCGACGATGTCGACGTTGTTGACGTCCTTTCCTTCCTTCCAGGTGATGTGGCCCGCGTAGCGCTTCTTCTTGCCGGCCTGGAAGAATCGTCGATAGAGCTTCTCGAACTCGATCTGGAAGCGGTGATCCTCAGCGTTCAGATCCTCGCGTGCGAAATCGTCGTAGCGGCCGTTGATGTACTCCTCTATCTCGAAGGACTGCTCGAGTGCCTCCTCCTTCGAGACGTCGGGACCGAGCTCGAGCATCACGCTGTCCGTGTCTCCATACGCAACGGTATACTCCAACTCGCCTGCGGCAGTATCCGTGAATTCAATCACTTCACGACCAGTGGCGGTGATCGCGGAGGCGGCGTCCTTGTCGTAGAGTCGGAACTGTTCCCACCCCGACACGCCATACAACGAGTTCATGATGACCTTGACCGCGCCCTGCTGGCGATCGTACTGCTCGTATTCCCGAGTCCCGGGTTCGTACTCGTTGCGTTGGGACTTCTTCTCCTCGCGTTCGGCCAGCAACTCGTTGATCATCTCCCGCATGACGCCGTCCGGTTCTTTCCGGAAGTGGGTCGGTTCTGGCTCGGTCGGGGCGACGAACGTCTCGCCATCGTACTCGTTTGGATCGACCCGCGTCTCTGGCGAGGCGTTAATCGTCGTCATGCACATCGGGTACAGCGACTTCAGGTCGAGTACGGTGACGTTCTCTTTGACACCCGTGATCGGCTCGAACACCGCGCCGCCCTCGTACTCCTCGCCGGCCTCCTGTTGGCCCTTCGACGGGAGCGCGAATCGCCCATAGGCCTCGTGGAGGACATACATGTCGACTGCGTCGCCCGGCGTCGGCGCGTCCTCGAGTTTACAGCCGACGAACGAACGTACCTCGTCCCAGAAGGCGACGATCTCCTGCTGGCGGTCAAGTTCGACGCAGAGTTCGACGTCCCGCAGGTTGTACTCGAGCAGTCGAGTTGGATCGCCCTCCCAGAGGTCGCCGATATCGCCGGCGTAGCGCTCTTTCCCGACGCCGAGTTCTACCTCCCCGACAGCGTCGAGGCGATAGGAGTCGAGTTCGGAGAAGACCGTCCGCTGGTAGGCGTAGAGCAGGTCGAAGACGATGCGACCCTTGATGTCGGGGCCGCCCCAGTTGCTGCGCCAGACTTCGTCGACTCGAGAGAGTTGATTGATCGAGAGGTCATACTCGTGGTCCGGGCCGGCGAGTTCCTCAAGCCGGTCGAGGAAGTACGGCGCGTCGAAGTCCTCGAAGTTCCAGCCCGTGAGGATGTCGGGATCGGTTTCGTCGATGTACTCGATGAACGCCTCGAGCATGGCCTCCTCCTCGTCGAAGCTGCGAACCTCGTGATCGATCTCGCCCTCGATGGGATCGTACTCGTCGATTTCGGTGGGTATCTCGCCGTCGCCGATCGGGGCTTCGTAGAGCCACATGATGTACTCGTCGCGGTAGGAGTCGTGGCTGGTGAGACAGACGATCGGTTCTTCGCCGTCCTCGGGGAATCCCGAGCGATCGTCGACCTCGATGTCGAAGGTGTTGACGCGCGGGTCGGCATCGACGTCGACCGCTTCGACTTCGTCGTGGGGGACGACTAGCGAGTCGTCGTCGGCCCGCCGTTCGGGCACCCGGATACCGCTCCGGACATCCTTGTCGATCAGGAACCGGTTCGGGAACAGGATGTCGGCCTCGTAGTGCTCGAAGTCGTCACGGATCTGCCCGACGTCGCGGGGCGTCTGGCCGAAGATCTTGGTGAGTTTCTCTCCGCGGATACTCTCGTAGGGCTCGCCGTCCTCGCCGTACTCCCGACTCCCCGTCAGACGGTCGTACTGCTCCTCTGGCGCTCGATCGAGGGTATCCGTCGGCGCGTAGAAATACGGTTTGAAGCCGACGACCTGCACGTGCTCGAGCGTGCCATCAGGCGTGCGTCCGAACACGTGCATGATCGGACGCTCCTCGTCGCCGTAGCCAGCGATCGTGTAGTCGACCTGCATCACTGCGAGCTCGAGGTTGCCCTCGGGTTCGGGGAGGGTCTCCTCGACGACGTCGATCACCTCCGCAGCGTTCGATCTGCCGTTGCCGGCGATGGCAACCGCCTCTTCCTCCGGCCGGTCGTCGGTCTCGTCGGAGTCGCCGCCGAACGCCGCGAGTCCGGTCTGGCCCGCCTCAGTCATGATACCGAGATTTGCAGTCGGCGGATAAAAACCCCTGCAATCCCCGTCCGCGAGCACCCTCGTGTGGGTGTACTCGAGCCGTGATATACTCGAGCAGTGCTATCGATACGAGCGGTCGGAGTATAGTAACAACTGGAACGATTTACACGCCGATCGCATAGTCCGTGGTTCTCGCTCACGTAGCTCGCTCCGAACCGCGCTACCGTCGTGCGATCGGATGTGCATTGACTTTCAGTGTACTATAGTGGACCCGAACCGTTCAGAGACCGACAGGGCTCCCGTAGGCGGAACGTCTCTGAAGCCGTCCGCGTCACCGACCTGCTCACCGCTGATCGGACCGCTCTCAGTCGTCACCGTCGGATCGAGCTACGAAGATCTGGTTCTCGTCATGAATGATGCGCGCTTCGATCCGTTATTCCAGGTTCTGACTTTTTCTATATACGACAGATTATTTATAGAATCCGGGTGCAGACGGAGGCTTGCAGGAGCAACAAGACATATAACATGGTAACACATAGCATGGGGACAGGTGATCGATGTGTCCACCCATATGAACGACGACGCGACGGATCGGAGCGAGCCGAGTAGCGAACCCGCGGGGACCGCAACGATCGAGTCATACGAGACTGAGGACGGTATCGTCTTCTACGACGCCCAAAACCCGCTCGCGTGGGTAGAAACCTCCCGGACGCTCACGCTCGAGGATCTGGCCTGAGACAGCACTCGCGAAGCGAACGTTTTTCCGCTCTCTGGGCATCGTGCCGCATGTGGTATTCGACCGGACCGAGAACGAACCCGAAGAGTGGGACCCCGAAGAGGACCTCTATGATGCCGAGAGCGGCGGGCTCACGATCCCGCAGGTGTCGACGGGGGATGACGGTCCGGACGACGATCTGAGCGACCTGTCGAACACGATCGACCCGCCCACCGTTTCTACCGCCGAGACCGACGTTCCCAGCGACGTTCTCCAGACCTTCTGGGCACTGGTGTTGGTCCTCAACGCCGCTGTGCTGGTTGTGTCACTCGGACTGCTGCTGATCGTGTTCGAGGCGGATCTGTTCCGCGGCGGCGTCCTCGTCGCCGCCGGGATCGTACTGTTCGGTTTCGCCGGTCGACGATACAGGCAGTTCCAGCGGGGCGGCAGCGCTGACACGGCGGCCGATACCGACACCGACGACGGCACCGATACCGACACCGACAACGGCACCGATACCGACACCGACGACAGGACAGATGCCGACGCGAGACCGGCCGACGCAGCCGAAACTACTTCAGGGGACGTTCCCCAAAACCGGTCACCGGACCCGAACGACAGCCCATGAAAACAGTCGAGGACGACACCGGCAAACGGTACCTGCTTCTCAAACAATCGGACAGTGCGAGTCTCGTACGCGACCCAGAAAACGGCAACGAGTGTTACATCCAGAACGACCGTCTCGATGCCGTCGG
This genomic stretch from Natrinema sp. SYSU A 869 harbors:
- a CDS encoding DNA-directed DNA polymerase; protein product: MTEAGQTGLAAFGGDSDETDDRPEEEAVAIAGNGRSNAAEVIDVVEETLPEPEGNLELAVMQVDYTIAGYGDEERPIMHVFGRTPDGTLEHVQVVGFKPYFYAPTDTLDRAPEEQYDRLTGSREYGEDGEPYESIRGEKLTKIFGQTPRDVGQIRDDFEHYEADILFPNRFLIDKDVRSGIRVPERRADDDSLVVPHDEVEAVDVDADPRVNTFDIEVDDRSGFPEDGEEPIVCLTSHDSYRDEYIMWLYEAPIGDGEIPTEIDEYDPIEGEIDHEVRSFDEEEAMLEAFIEYIDETDPDILTGWNFEDFDAPYFLDRLEELAGPDHEYDLSINQLSRVDEVWRSNWGGPDIKGRIVFDLLYAYQRTVFSELDSYRLDAVGEVELGVGKERYAGDIGDLWEGDPTRLLEYNLRDVELCVELDRQQEIVAFWDEVRSFVGCKLEDAPTPGDAVDMYVLHEAYGRFALPSKGQQEAGEEYEGGAVFEPITGVKENVTVLDLKSLYPMCMTTINASPETRVDPNEYDGETFVAPTEPEPTHFRKEPDGVMREMINELLAEREEKKSQRNEYEPGTREYEQYDRQQGAVKVIMNSLYGVSGWEQFRLYDKDAASAITATGREVIEFTDTAAGELEYTVAYGDTDSVMLELGPDVSKEEALEQSFEIEEYINGRYDDFAREDLNAEDHRFQIEFEKLYRRFFQAGKKKRYAGHITWKEGKDVNNVDIVGFEYQRSDIAPITKEVQHRVIEMIVREGDIEGAKEYVNGVIEDVLAGEISLEDIAIPGGIGKRLDNYDTDTAQVRGAKYANLLLGTNFQRGSKPKRLYLDRIDPSFFERLETEEGFDARTDPLYGAFKRDPDVICFEYEDQIPEEFKVDYDKMLEKTLQGPIERILEALDISWDEVKNGQEQKGLDSYM
- a CDS encoding ABC transporter ATP-binding protein, whose product is MARLELNNLHAEVAEGDETILEGVNLEVQSGEIHALMGPNGSGKSTTAKVIAGHPAYEVTEGEVLLHLEEGEFGEDIEIDEDLRTWNLLDLEPNERAALGIFLGFQYPAEIEGVTMTNFLRTALNAKIEEREELFEDEEAEAEEEDEEGFESSPMEGPTDEGEVGVAEFQQILQEKMEQLEMDEKFAQRYLNAGFSGGEKKQNEVLQAAILEPSIAVLDEIDSGLDIDRLQDVSNGINALRDEQGTGILQITHYQRILDYVEPDHVHVMIDGQIAKSGGPELAEKLEDKGYDWVRDEVYGTA